One genomic region from Artemia franciscana chromosome 17, ASM3288406v1, whole genome shotgun sequence encodes:
- the LOC136037517 gene encoding actin, alpha skeletal muscle-like translates to MPRVSIDVTLKGIKLPSDSLAGQAELARQGKLCVRTTPESSLPQIANSLQYQSPNLQRYSLKHHAVLIWNMINSLYTAKKGRCCSAPPDILNGIIDIYLNSRELILDSGRFQVPEGLFHPEAWGLDHPGVQKLVSRAIQECGVDIRKEMSRSIFLAGGVTMLPGFAERLEEEVNRLTPSGITPKVHASPYRYHAAYLGASEFASSPAFDQQRINLEDWKSIGPNVIRKWKT, encoded by the exons ATGCCCCGAGTATCCATAGATGTCACACTTAAGGGAATTAA ACTACCTTCGGATAGCCTTGCCGGCCAAGCAGAGCTTGCCAGACAAGGCAAGCTCTGCGTTCGGACGACTCCTGAGAGCAGTCTTCCACAAATCGCAAATTCGCTGCAATACCAAAGCCCGAATTTACAACGCTACAGTCTCAAGCATCATGCTGTACTCATCTGGAACATGATCAATAGCCTCTACACAGCTAAGAAGGGTCGATGTTGTTCAG CCCCTCCTGATATACTGAACGGAATTATTGACATATACTTAAATTCAAGGGAACTAATACTAGACTCTGGAAGATTTCAAGTTCCAGAAGGTCTATTTCATCCTGAAGCGTGGGGTCTAGACCACCCAGGTGTGCAAAAATTGGTCTCAAGAGCTATTCAAGAATGTGGTGTGGATATTCGAAAGGAAATGTCAAGAAGTATCTTCCTTGCTGGAGGTGTTACCATGTTACCTGGCTTTGCTGAACGACTGGAAGAAGAAGTCAATAGATTAACACCTTCTGGAATAACCCCCAAG GTTCATGCCTCACCCTACAGATATCACGCAGCTTATCTAGGCGCCTCCGAGTTTGCCAGCTCACCTGCATTTGATCAGCAACGAATCAATTTAGAGGATTGGAAAAGCATAGGACCAAATGTTATTAGAAAGTggaaaacttaa